In Pelagicoccus sp. SDUM812003, the genomic stretch CCCGTGGAAGTCGGATTCGCGCTCCGCGTCGCGACCGTATTTGAGCGTCATCAATTGAAAGAGACTGCCGCTGAGGTCGACCATCTGGCGGGCCAGCTCCTTGTTTTCCGCCACCTGTTCGCCGATGATGGCGCCGGCAAGAAGGCCGATCTGTCCCCACTGCTGCTTGAGGGCCTGTTGAGAGGCGTGACGAGCCTCCACATGGGTGATCTCATGCCCGATGACCACCGCGAGCTGAGCTTCGTTGTTCAAGTGGGCGAGCAGACCGCGCGTGACGTAAACGAAGCCGCCCGGAAGGGCGAAGGCGTTGACCACCGGAGAATCGAGAACACGAAAGACGAAATCCGTATCCTGATAGATTTCGGGTGTATCCTCTTGATGGAAAGCGCTTTTCTCAAGCAGATCGTGGCCGATCCCCTTCACGTACTCGGAGAGGCCGTCGTCTGGGTAGAGGCCCATTTGCTGCACGATTTCCGTGTCCGACTTCTTTCCCAGCGCCAGTTCCTGGTCCCAGGTGTAGGCGTAGTATCCTGTTTTCCCGGTGTAGAGGCTGGGCTCGGTGGCGCAGCCGCTGAAGAGGAGAATCGAGGTGATTAGGAGCGACGAAAACGCGATTAGGCGAGATTTCATGGGCAACGTCAGACAGATGGTTTGCGGTCAGGTTCGGAGGTCGAAATTTGCAAAATCAGCCCTGTCGGTCAACGCACGACTGAGGGGGCTCACTTTTTTGAAATTCTTGCAGCAAAGGGTTGACAAGACCCCCACAAACCGACTTCTTCCGTGTCCATTCTTGCCCTGTAGCTCAGTGGTAGAGCAGGTGGCTGTTAACCACTTGGTCGCTGGTTCGAGTCCAGCCGGGGCAGCCATTTTTTCTTGAAACCGTCCATCCAGGGACGGCTTTTTTGTGTCCTGACAGCGCCAGCGACTGGACGAAGAACCAGCGAAGCGATTCGTTACCGAGGAGCGCCGCGACGACAGCGCGCAGCGCCCATCCAGCCGGGGCAGCCATTTTTTCTTGAAACCGTCCGTCCGGGGACGGCTTTTTTGTATCCTGACAGCGCCAGCGACTGGACGAAGAACCAGCGAAGCGGTTCGTTACCGAGGAGCGCCGCGACGACAGCGCGCAGCGCCCATCCAGCCGGGGCAGCCATTTTTCCCAGAAACCGTCCATCCAGGGACGGCTTTTTTGTGTCCTGACAGCGCCAGCGACTGGACGAAGAACCAGCGAAGCGGTTCCAAGGTGGAACGGCTCGTCCTCGAGACGTTCAGAGCCGCGCTCCGTTCACGAGGCGTCGATCGAATACGAACTAGCCTCCTCGGAGGGTGACCGTTTTCGAACGCGCCCGGAGGTCGCGTTCCACCTTGGACTCTTGCTTCGTCTGCTGTGACTGGGGAGGAGCTACGACTTGTAGTGGTCGAGCATGATATTGTATTTCTTCACCCGCAGGCCCATTTTGCGTTCGCTGATGCCGAGGCGACGGGAGGCTTCGGCCATGTTGCTGCCGGTGTCCTTGAGCGAATCGACGATCATCTCGCGTTCCAGGGCTTCGATGGCGTCGGCCAGGGTGGCTTCCTCGTTTCGCTCCTTGGGGGACTTCTTTTGCAGCGTCGGGGGCAGGTGATGGGTTTTGACTGACTGCCCTTTGGCAAGCAGCACGGCCCGCTCCATGCAGTTTTCCAGTTCGCGCACGTTGCCTGGCCAATGGTAGCTCATGAGCAAATCGATAGCGGCGCTGGAGATGCGGATAGGCGTCTTTCGCTGACGTTTGGAATATTTTTCGATGAAGTGGTCGCAGAGCAGCAGCACGTCGCATTTGCGTTCGCGAAGAGGTGGCATGTAGATGGGGAAGACGTTGAGCCGGTAGTAAAGGTCTTCGCGAAAGGTTCCGTTGGCCATCATCTCTTCGAGATCCCTGCTGGTGGCGGCGATGACGCGCACGTCGGTTCGCTGGGTGGTTTGGCTGCCGACGCGCTCGAACTCCTTTTCCTGCAGCACCCGCAGCAGTTTCACCTGAGTGGCGAGCGAGATGTCTCCGATCTCGTCTAGGAAAATGGTTCCGCCGTCCGCCAGTTCGAAACGTCCCTTGCGCATGGAAAGGGCGCCGGTGAAGGCTCCTTTCTCGTGGCCGAAGAGCTCGCTTTCGATGATGGAGTCAGGCAGGGCGGCGCAGTTGAATTTCACGAAGGGCTTCTTCACTCGGTCGCTTTTTTCGTGAAGCGCTTTCGCCACCAGTTCCTTGCCGGTGCCACTTTCGCCGCGTATCAGAACTGTGGTTACGCTGCGAGCGACCTGATCGATGTGATAGTAGACCGAGCGCATCGCTCCGGAATTGCCGATCATGCCGTCCGGTCGGAAGCTTTTCTCTACCGCCTCCTGCAAGCGGTCGTTTTCTTCGCGCAAGCTCTGGATCTGCTCGCTGGCGTCTTGCCGAACGCGCGCCGCTTGGGCGATGATGGAGGCGATCATGGAGAGCAGTCTCAAATCCGCTTCCCATCCAAATCTGGGGTCGTGCTGCCGTTCGATGCTAAGGGTGCCGATAGCTTCCTCCTCGAATTTCATGGGAACGCACATCAGGCCGGTCCTAGGAGCGAGTTGAAGGCTTTGTATCAGATTTTCAGATACACCGTTCTCTTCAGCCCAAACCGCGAGGTCTGGCACGACCACAGGCTCTCGTTTCTCCATGGCGCGTTCCAACCGGTCGCCGATGATTTCCAGGTAGTCTTCGGGTGTGAAGTCCCTCGGCAAGCCCACCGCTTCTGAAAGAAGTAGCCCACCGGTGTCCCGGTTTCGAATGGCGATGGTGCCGCGTTCTAGACCCATCCAGTCGCGCAGTCGGTGAAGCACGGGGCTGACGACCTCGGTGAGATCGAAGCTCTTTTCGAGGGTTTGGCTGATGGCGAACATCATTCCGAGTTCGCGGACGGATCGGCAGTTGACGCCGGTCGAACGATTCAACAGCTCAAGCGATGGCCCCTCACGGGCCAGGGCGCATCCCCCCACTTGACAGTTTGTATCGTGATTCATGATACCTGCTAGAAGAGCTAATTCTGCGCCTCGACAAGCTTCTGCTTAATGCTGGGCACAGTGTTCAGGAACGCTTATTCGAAGCATAAGTCGGGCCTAAGGATCTAACGGTTTTCCAATCCTACCAAAACGTAGGATTTGGTCCTACATTTGACGTGAATGTAGGATTCTCGGGCCGGTTTTTTCGAGGGGAAACCCGATGTTAAAATAGAGATAAAAATTTTAAAACGCTCATGTGCAATGTGTTGCATGGGTCCAGGTGCGAGGTGGCACGGATGATGATTAAGGAAGGCGTCAACAACGACATCCAGCAAACTTAACGAAGGCACATCTTATGACAGCTACAATTGAAGCACCTGAAGCAAGCAAGACCACCGAGAAGAGAATGCGCAAAGTCGCAATCTACGGAAAGGGAGGCATTGGAAAATCTACCACCACTCAGAACACCGTCGCCGCCCTTGCCGAAATGGGCAAGAAGGTGATGGTTGTTGGTTGCGATCCGAAAGCGGACTCGACTCGACTATTGCTCGGCGGTCTCGCCCAGCGTTCCGTACTCGACACCCTCCGCGAAGAAGGCGAGGACGTAGAGCTCGAAGACATCCGTTCCGACGGATTCTGCAACAGCCTCTGCGTGGAGTCCGGCGGTCCCGAGCCAGGAGTTGGCTGTGCCGGTCGCGGTATCATCACTTCCATCAACATGCTCGAGCAGCTCGGCGCCTATGATGGCGACCAAGGACTCGACTACGTTTTCTACGACGTGCTCGGCGACGTGGTTTGCGGCGGATTCGCCATGCCGATTCGCGAAGGCAAGGCGGAAGAAATCTACATCGTTTGCTCCGGCGAAATGATGGCGATGTACGCGGCCAACAACATCTCCAAGGGAATCCTGAAGTTCGCGGAAACCGGCGTGGTACGCCTCGGCGGCTTGATCTGCAACAGTCGTAACTGCGACCGCGAAGCGGAAATGATCGAGGAGTTCGCCCGTCGTCTCGGCACGCAAATGATCCACTTCGTACCTCGCGACAACGACGTGCAACGCGCGGAGATCAATCGCAAGACCGTGATCGATTGGAATCCGGACTGCAACCAGGCCAACGAGTATCGTCAGCTCGCTCAGAAGATCGACGAGAACCGCATGACAGTCATCCCGACTCCTCTCGAAATCGAAGAGTTGGAAAGTCTGCTCATGGAATACGGCCTCTTCAAGTAAACCTCTACTCCGCAGAACAAGAGAGCCTCCGTTTTAGCCGCTGCGTCGCAGTGGCCCGGCTCCCTAGCGCAAACCGTTAACCAGTTAACACCTATTTTGTATGTCAGAAGAAACTACAAATAACGAAAGCCCAATGGGGCCACATGGGCCATCTGCGGCGGAAGCTCGCGAGAAGATGTTGGAGGCCTACCCACGCAAGACTCAACGCAAGCGTGGCAAGCAGATGCTTGTAAACGAGTCGCCATCGACTCCAGCGGAGATCGGTGCCAACAGCCGAACCGTTCCAGGTATTATCACGCAACGTGGTTGTTCCTACGCAGGATGTAAAGGGGTGGTCATCGGACCGATCTACGACATCCTCCATATCACTCACGGCCCGATCGGCTGTGGATTCTATAGCTGGCTCTCCCGTCGCAACATGACGAAGATCCGGGCCGAAGGCGAAACCAACTACCTGCAGTATTCAATGTCTACTGACATGCAGGAGGACCACATCGTCTTCGGCGGAGAGAAGCAGCTCGCTCAGGCCATTCAGGAAGCGTACGACGAGTTCAAGCCCAAGGCGATCTCGGTTTATGCGACTTGTCCGGTCGGTTTGATCGGTGACGACATTCACTCGGTCTGCCGCACCATGAAGGAGAAGCTTGGTATCAACATCTTCGGCTTCTCTTGCGAAGGATACAAAGGCGTTTCCCAGTCCGCTGGTCACCACATCGCCAACAACGGCGTGTTCAAGCACATGATCGGTTTGGATGACTCTCCAGTAGAGCACAAGTACAAGATCAACATCCTGGGCGAATACAACATCGGTGGAGACGCTTGGGAAATTGATCGCATCTTCGCTCGCTGCGGTATCAAGATTATCGGTACGCTATCGGGTGGTGTGAGCTACGGCGATATTTGCAACTGTCATATGGCCGACCTAAACGTGGTCATGTGCCACCGTTCCATCAACTACATGGCGGAGATGATGGAAACGAAGTTCGGCATTCCCTGGTTCAAGGTGAATTTCATCGGACTCGAGGGTACCAAGAAGTCGCTGCGCAAGATCGCTCAATATTTCGGCGACAAGGAACTCATCGACAAGGTCGAGGAAGTCATCGCCGCGGAGATGGCGGAGGTCCGTCCAATCATCAACGATGTGAAGACTCGCACGACCGGCAAGACCGCAGCCCTCTTCGTGGGAGGCAGTCGCGCTCACCACTATCAGGATCTCTTCGAAGATATGGACATGAAGGTGATCGCCGCCGGTTACGAGTTCGCCCACCGGGACGACTACGAAGGTCGCGACGTGCTGCCGAACATCAAGATCGACGCGGACAGCCGAAACATCGAGGAGCTCGAAGTGGAAGCCGATCCTGAGCGCTTCAATCTTCGCAAGACGGTGGATCGCAAGAAGTCCCTAGAGGACTCGGGATTCAGCTTCAGCGATTACGAAGGCATGATGCGTCAGATGAAAAAGGATACGCTGGTCATCGACGACATCTCTCACCACGAGCTCGAAAAGCTCATCGAGTTCTACAAGCCGGACGTGATCGGATCAGGTATCAAGGACAAGTACGTCATCGAGAAGATGGGTGTACCCTGTAAGCAACTACACTCCTACGACTATGGAGGACCTTATGCCGGATTCAAGGGCGCGATCAACTTCTTCAAGGAGATCGATCGCATGACTTCCACCAAAGTCTGGAAACTGACGCGTGCTCCTTGGCACGCCGGAGCCGGCGAATCTCCCGCATCGGAGGAGAAGGTCCCCGCTACGGTTTAGTCGGTTCAGCGAACAACAATCAATAAGGAGATTTCTTCCATGTTAGACGGAACCACAGCTGAAATTCGCGAGCGCAAGGCGCTGCGCATCAATCCGGCAAAAACCTGTCAGCCTATCGGCGCCATGTACGCGGCGCTAGGGGTGAACAAGTGTATGCCGCACTCCCACGGGTCGCAGGGGTGCTGCGCTTATCACCGCAGCCATTTGACTCGTACCTACAAGGAGCCAGTCGTTGCCACCACCAGCTCCTTCACCGAAGGCGCCTCGGTATTCGGTGGCTTGGCGAACCTGCAGACCGCCCTCGATAACATCTTCACCATCTACAATCCGGATATCGTGGCGGTTCACACCACTTGCTTGTCCGAGGTGATTGGCGACGACATTCCGATGATTATCAAGAAGTCGATCGAAAGCGGCAAGATTCCCGAGGGCAAGACTGTCATTCACGCCAATACGCCGAGCTTCGCTGGCAGTCACGTCACGGGTTATGCCAATCAGTTGGAAGCCTTCGTGAAGTACCTGTCGGAATCGACCGTCGAGGAGAAGAAAAACGTTATCAATCTCTTTCCGGGATTCGTCGACCCGTCCGACATGCGTGAGATCAAGCGTCTCGCCAGCCTAGTTGGCGTAGAGTTCATCATGGCCACGGATACCTCCGATGTCCTGGACTCGCCAGCCGACGGAAGCTACCACATGTATCCAGATGGTGGTACAAAGATCGCCGAACTGAAGGCCATGGGCGATAGCTTCCTTTCTTTGGGGCTTGGTCCAACGGGTACTGAAGCCGGTACGAAAGCCTTGGAAAAGAAGTGCAACGTTCCGTTCAAGACCTTGGCTCTCCCGATCGGAGTATCCGCTACGGACGAGTTCGTCGATGCCCTCCGGCTCGCTGGCGATACCTCAGTGCCAACCGAGCTCGAGTACGAGCGCGGCCGCTTGGTGGACATGATCAGCGATATGTCGCAGTATCTGCACAACAAGAAGGTGGCGATCTTCGGGGATCCCGACCACCTCGATAGCATGGTCAGGTTCCTGGTGGAAATTGGCATGGAGCCAGCCATCGTTATCACGGGAACACCTGGCAAGAAGTGGGAGCGCCAGATGAAGGAGCTCCTCCCTAACGCTGAAGTGAGAGCCTTCTCCGATATGCACTACATGCATCAGTGGATGAAGAACAACTCAGTGGATCTTCTCATTGGCAACACCTACGGCAAACTGGTTGCCAAGGCGGAAAACATTCCGTTCGTACGCTTCGGCTTCCCGATCCTCGACCGGGTAGGCCACCGGGCGTTCCCTTTTGTTGGATACGTCGGAGCGATGCGCCTCATCGAGAAGATCACCGATCAGTTCTTCGACAAGCGCGACCGTGAGGATCCAGATCACGAGACCGAGCTAATCTTCTAGCCTTTTAGTTAGTTATGCGAGCAGGGGGAGCCGACGGAGACGGTTCGGGCCATATTGCTCCCCCTGCACCCGCATACTGAATACGCCGCCATCCCTTCATCTTTTTGCCAACCATCCTATGAACGATTCCATTTCCAAAGCCCTTATCGACCAGGCCAATCACGAGCTCTATGCGGCTCATTGCTACCACGCCATGTCGATCTGGTGCGAAACTAAAGACTACAGCGGCTTTGCCAAGTTCTTCGCCGAACAAGCGACTGAAGAACGCGAGCACGCGGAGAAATTTATAGATCACGTCATAGATAGAGGCGGATTTCCGGCTCTGACATCGATCGCTGTTCCACAAACTGAATACGGCTCGCTGAGCGAAATCGCTCTCAAGGCCGAGGAGCTCGAGAAAGCCAATTCGAACGCGATCAAGAAGTGCTACGAGATTTCGTTGGAGACGAAGGACTACGAGTCTCAGCGCATGCTACTTTGGTTCATAGACGAGCAGGTTGAAGAGGAAGCGTGGACCGAGAAAATGGTGACTCTGGTCAAGCGAATGGAGTGCCCCGGCGCTGCCTACAGTTTGGACAGGCACATCATCAAGGAGCTCGCTTCCGATGAATGACGGTTAGGAACGGGGATGGAGAGGGAAACAGTTTGTTCTGAGAGAAGGAGTTATCAGAAAATGAATACGGGAGATCCAACAGGAGGCATACAGGTCTTGTCTGATCGTTCAGATCAGGTCTGGACCAAAGGGTCCGGAAAGGCGTTTGTCTGCGACAAGAAAAGCGCTGCCGGATCAGTGACTCAACGGGCCTGCGCCTTCTGTGGATCTCGCGTTGTTCTGTATCCCATCGCGGATGCTCTGCACATCGTGCATGGGCCCATCGGATGCGCGGTTTATAACTGGGATATCCGAGGAGCGCTCTCCTCCGGACCGCAGCTGCACCGCAACAGTTTTTCTACGGACCTCGCGGAAAAGGAGGTCGTTTTCGGAGGTGAAAAGAAGCTCAAGGCATCGCTCATCGAGCTGATTGACTACTACAAGCCCAAGGCGGCCTTCGTTTATTCCACCTGCATCGTTGGCGTCATCGGCGATGATGTGGAGGCGATTTGCAAAGTCGTTACCAAGGAAACCGGAATCGATGTCATTCCCGTCGACTCGCCAGGTTTCAAAGGAACGAAGCGTAGCGGGTACCAAGCCGCTTGCGAAGCCGCGTATCGACTGGTAGGAACAGGAAGTACGGAAAATCTCGGCAAGTACACCATCAATTTGATGGGCGAGTTCAACATCGCTGGCGAAGCCTGGATGATTCGTCGCTATTTCGAGCAAATCGGTATCGAGGTTGTGGCTACGATTACCGGAGATGGGCGGGTCGATGACCTGCGCCGCTGTCACGGAGCGAAGCTCAACCTGGTGCAGTGTTCCGGCTCCATGACTCATTTGGCCAAGCTGCTGAAGGACGAGCACGGCATTCCCATGCAGCGCGTTTCCTTCTTCGGATTTGAGGATACGGCGCGAGCCATCTACGCAGCAGCGGAATTCTTCGGTGATCCGGAGATCATGCGCAAGGCCCAGGAACTGGTTCGCAGCGAGATCGCGAAGTTCGCGCCCCAGATTCGTGACTACAAGAAGAAGCTGAAAGGTAAGAAGGCGGCCCTGTATGTCGGCGGCGCTTTCAAGGCTTTTTCCTTGGTGCTGGCGCTTCGAGCCCTTGGCATGAAAACGGTGCTTGCGGGTACGCAGACCGGCAGCGCCGAAGATTACGAGCAGCTCAAGGAGATTTGCGACGAAGGCACCGTGATCGTGGATGACTCGAATCCATTGGAGCTGGCGAAATTCGTCATCGAAAAGGACGTCGATCTCTTTATCGGCGGAGTTAAGGAGCGGCCGGTCGCCTACAAGTTGGGAGTCGCCTTCTGCGATCACAATCACGAGCGCAAGATCCCCTTGGCCGGATTCGAGGGCATGCTGAGCTTTGCGGAAGAAGTCGCAGCCAGCGTTCTGAGTCCCGTTTGGAAATTTGTTCCCAGACGGGAGGCTCTAGCAGTCGCCGCGTTTGAGGAAGCGAGGAAAGGAGAGGGAAAATGATTTCGGGAATGGAGCACAAGAATCCGGATTTGTTCACCGTATCGGGAGTACGGGTACAAGGGGCGCCGCCTGAAGCGGCAACGCGAAACGCATGCAAGCTTTGCAGTCCGCTCGGAGCGGCGATGGTATTCAATGGCATCCGCGGCTGCCTGCCGTTTTTGCACGGCAGTCAGGGCTGTGCGACCTACATACGCCGCTACATGATCAGCCACTTTCGCGAGCCGGTGGACATCGCCTCGTCGAGCTTCACGGAAGATGACGCTATCTTCGGCGGAGCCCGGAATTTCGAAAACGGGGTGGAGAATGTGATCGCCCAGTACTCGCCCGAATGCGTCGGGGTGGCGACCACCTGCCTTTCCGAAACCATCGGCGAGAACATGATCGGCATGATCAAAGACTTTCAAAAGAACCATGCTGATAAAGGACCTCCTTTGATCCATGTATCCACTCCTGCTTACACCGGGACGCACAGCGATGGATACTACGCGGCCATTCGCGAGGTAGTGGCGGCGTTCGCTGAGCCCTGCAAGGAACGCGATGTAACGCGGGTCAACATTCTTCCCGCCATGATGTCCTGCGAGGATCTTCGCCACCTGAGGGAGCTTTGCACGATATACGGTCTTGAAGCGACGGTTCTGCCGGACTATTCCACGCGACTGGAAGGCAGCAGTTGGGGAGAGTACAATCGCATCCCGCCCGGAGGCACATCGATCGATGAGATCAAGAGCATGGGCGATGCGGCGGCCACCATTGAATTTGGTCACCTCGTTGCCAACCGAATCGATTCTGCCGGAATGCTTTTGGAAAAGCGTTCCGGTAGCAGACGGCATGCCCTTGGCTGGCCCATCGGTATCAAGTTAAGCGACCAGCTGTTCACTTCCTTGGCTATCGTATCCGGAAAGCGGATGCCGGAATCGATCGCTTTTGACCGCGGCCGGGTGGTGGACGCTTATGTGGACGCCCACAAGTATGTTTCCGGAAAGAAGGCGGTGGTGTACGGTGAGCCGGATCTGGTGATCGGCCTTGCGTCCTTCCTCAGCGAGATCGGCATTCGCCCAGTGGTTTGCGCCACCGGCTCGAAGGGAAAGGGCTGGAAAGATCTGATTGCTAGCGAGATCGAAGGCGGCATGGAAGACGTGTTGGCCCTCAGTGGAGCCGACCACGCCAAGATCGCCGAGGCGGCGCGCGAGGTGAAACCTGATCTGCTGCTGGGCTCAAGCAAAGGATACCCGTTGGCTCGCGAATTGAACGTGCCGTTGGTGCGTATCGGTTTTCCCATACACGACAGATTTGGCGGTCAGCGACAACTGAGCGTAGGCTATCGAGGCACGCTGGCTCTCTTCGATCGGCTGGTGAATGCAGTGATGGAGAGCAAGCAGGAGGATTCGAAGACCGGATACAGCTATCTGTAGTGAGAATTGAACGACGAATATGGAGCGATAGAGAAAAATGGAAGCGATAGAGAAAACACCACCGACACCTGAAGCCATCAACCTGGATAACCATCCTTGTTTTAACCGCGAGGCCTGTTCGTCCTTTGGACGCGTGCATCTGCCGGTGGCTCCCAAGTGCAACATAATGTGCAACTACTGCAATCGCGACTACGATTGCGTAAACGAGAGTCGCCCCGGTGTGACATCCACCGTGCTCTCTCCCGGTCAGGCTTTGGCCTACCTGGAGAAGATCATGGAAAAGCGACAGGACATTGCAGTGGTCGGAATCGCCGGACCGGGCGATCCCTTCGCCAATCCGGAGGAAACCATGGAAACCTTCCGCTTGGTTCGTCAGCGTTTTCCCAGCATGATTCTTTGCTTGTCCACCAATGGACTGGGCTTGACCGAGGATTACGTGAAAGAGCTGGCCGAGCTAAAGGTCAGCCACGTTACCATCACCATGAACGCTACCGATCCCGAGGTAGCTGGACAGGTCTATGCTTGGGCGCGGCACGAGAAGCGGATCTTTCGCGGAACGCAGGCCGGCGAATTGATGATATCCAAGCAGCTGCAAGCGATCCGCTGGATCAAGCAGTATGGTATGATCGCCAAGGTGAACTCCATCATCGTGCCAGGCATCAACGACGAGCACATTCCGGAGATCGCCAAAGAAGTCGGCTCCATGGGCGCGGATATCATGAATTGTATCCCACTTCTCCCTACAGCGGATACAGCCTTCGAGCATCTGCCGGAACCGGACGCCAAGATGCGTTTCGCTCTTCGTCTCAAATGTGGCGAGCACATGAACCAGATGACGCATTGCGCTCGCTGTCGGGCGGATGCCATCGGCAAGCTGAGCGAGCCCATGCAGGACGAAGCGTTCGAACTGATTCAGAGCTGCGCCAAGCTGCCTCTCAACCCGCAGCAGGAACGCCCTTGCGTCGCGGTCGCGACCCGTGAAGGAATGCTGGTGAATCAGCACCTTGGCGAAGCGGAAGTCTTTTCCATCTACCGCGTCGATCCCGAGGATGAGGAGGAATTCGAGTTTGTGGAAACGCGTCCGGCGCCACCGCTCGGCGGTCGTGACGATCGCTGGGCGCAGTTGGCCGAGTCGCTCAAAGACTGCCGGGCCTTGTTGGCCGCGGCTGCAGGTCCATCGCCGAAAGAGTCGCTCAAGAAGGCGGGCATCAAGGTGATCGAGATGGAGGGCATGGTCGATGTCGGTCTATCCCACGTTTTCCATGGCGAAGAACTGCCTCCCACGCTGATGCGCAGTTTCAAAAGCTGCGGGGCAGGCGTCACCTGTGGCGGCGACGGAACCGGATGCGGCTGATTGTGAAGAGTTTTATACCCAAATAGTGAATACTTAAAATCAAGAATCTAAGATCATGAATAAGCCAGAACATCATCTGTTTATCTGTGGCAGCGCTCGGGCGAACGGGGAACTGAAAGGCGTCTGCTGCAACAAGGAGTCGATCGATCTCCTTTCCTACACCCAAAGCGAGGTCCAAGACCGCATGCTCGGTGGGGTGGAAGTCTCCATGACCGGCTGCTTGAACATGTGCACGCGCGGTCCGGTGGTCATCGACTACCCAAGCGGCAACTTCTACGAAAAGGTGACCGAGGAGCTCATCGACGAGATCCTTGACGCGATCGAAGAGGGCGAGGTTTGCCAGACCAATCTGATTAAGGACTAAGCGCCGAGGAGCGAGAAAACCTCATGGAGCGTAATCAACATTTCCTGATCGATACGACCTTGCGCGATGGAGAGCAAGCCGCAGGGGTGGCGTTTCGCTTGGAAGACAAAAAGTCTATCGCCTTGCAGCTGGCGGCCCTTGGGGTGCCGGAGCTGGAGGTAGGCATTCCCGCTATGGGCGATGACGAGATCGCTCATATCCGTTCGCTTGTTGATCTGAAGCTGCCCTGCCGTATTCTGACATGGGGCAGGGCTTGCAAGGACGATGTGGACGCGGCAGCTCATACCGGTGCCGACGGCTTTCACTTCTCACTGCCTGCGAGTTCCATCCACCAGCGCATCTGGGCGAAAGACGAGGATTGGGTCTTCGATCAAATGGAGAGAATTGCCCGCCTGGCCGAAAACCGATTTAAGTACTTTTGCGTCGGAGCTCAGGACGCGTCACGAGCTGATCGCGGCTTTCTGCAGGACTTTGCATTGATGGCTCAATCGCTTGGCGCGCGCCGCATCCGATTAGCGGATACGACTGGTTGCCTCAATCCTTTTTCCACTGCGGAAA encodes the following:
- a CDS encoding sigma 54-interacting transcriptional regulator, translating into MNHDTNCQVGGCALAREGPSLELLNRSTGVNCRSVRELGMMFAISQTLEKSFDLTEVVSPVLHRLRDWMGLERGTIAIRNRDTGGLLLSEAVGLPRDFTPEDYLEIIGDRLERAMEKREPVVVPDLAVWAEENGVSENLIQSLQLAPRTGLMCVPMKFEEEAIGTLSIERQHDPRFGWEADLRLLSMIASIIAQAARVRQDASEQIQSLREENDRLQEAVEKSFRPDGMIGNSGAMRSVYYHIDQVARSVTTVLIRGESGTGKELVAKALHEKSDRVKKPFVKFNCAALPDSIIESELFGHEKGAFTGALSMRKGRFELADGGTIFLDEIGDISLATQVKLLRVLQEKEFERVGSQTTQRTDVRVIAATSRDLEEMMANGTFREDLYYRLNVFPIYMPPLRERKCDVLLLCDHFIEKYSKRQRKTPIRISSAAIDLLMSYHWPGNVRELENCMERAVLLAKGQSVKTHHLPPTLQKKSPKERNEEATLADAIEALEREMIVDSLKDTGSNMAEASRRLGISERKMGLRVKKYNIMLDHYKS
- the nifH gene encoding nitrogenase iron protein produces the protein MRKVAIYGKGGIGKSTTTQNTVAALAEMGKKVMVVGCDPKADSTRLLLGGLAQRSVLDTLREEGEDVELEDIRSDGFCNSLCVESGGPEPGVGCAGRGIITSINMLEQLGAYDGDQGLDYVFYDVLGDVVCGGFAMPIREGKAEEIYIVCSGEMMAMYAANNISKGILKFAETGVVRLGGLICNSRNCDREAEMIEEFARRLGTQMIHFVPRDNDVQRAEINRKTVIDWNPDCNQANEYRQLAQKIDENRMTVIPTPLEIEELESLLMEYGLFK
- the nifD gene encoding nitrogenase molybdenum-iron protein alpha chain yields the protein MGPHGPSAAEAREKMLEAYPRKTQRKRGKQMLVNESPSTPAEIGANSRTVPGIITQRGCSYAGCKGVVIGPIYDILHITHGPIGCGFYSWLSRRNMTKIRAEGETNYLQYSMSTDMQEDHIVFGGEKQLAQAIQEAYDEFKPKAISVYATCPVGLIGDDIHSVCRTMKEKLGINIFGFSCEGYKGVSQSAGHHIANNGVFKHMIGLDDSPVEHKYKINILGEYNIGGDAWEIDRIFARCGIKIIGTLSGGVSYGDICNCHMADLNVVMCHRSINYMAEMMETKFGIPWFKVNFIGLEGTKKSLRKIAQYFGDKELIDKVEEVIAAEMAEVRPIINDVKTRTTGKTAALFVGGSRAHHYQDLFEDMDMKVIAAGYEFAHRDDYEGRDVLPNIKIDADSRNIEELEVEADPERFNLRKTVDRKKSLEDSGFSFSDYEGMMRQMKKDTLVIDDISHHELEKLIEFYKPDVIGSGIKDKYVIEKMGVPCKQLHSYDYGGPYAGFKGAINFFKEIDRMTSTKVWKLTRAPWHAGAGESPASEEKVPATV
- the nifK gene encoding nitrogenase molybdenum-iron protein subunit beta; the protein is MLDGTTAEIRERKALRINPAKTCQPIGAMYAALGVNKCMPHSHGSQGCCAYHRSHLTRTYKEPVVATTSSFTEGASVFGGLANLQTALDNIFTIYNPDIVAVHTTCLSEVIGDDIPMIIKKSIESGKIPEGKTVIHANTPSFAGSHVTGYANQLEAFVKYLSESTVEEKKNVINLFPGFVDPSDMREIKRLASLVGVEFIMATDTSDVLDSPADGSYHMYPDGGTKIAELKAMGDSFLSLGLGPTGTEAGTKALEKKCNVPFKTLALPIGVSATDEFVDALRLAGDTSVPTELEYERGRLVDMISDMSQYLHNKKVAIFGDPDHLDSMVRFLVEIGMEPAIVITGTPGKKWERQMKELLPNAEVRAFSDMHYMHQWMKNNSVDLLIGNTYGKLVAKAENIPFVRFGFPILDRVGHRAFPFVGYVGAMRLIEKITDQFFDKRDREDPDHETELIF
- a CDS encoding ferritin, coding for MNDSISKALIDQANHELYAAHCYHAMSIWCETKDYSGFAKFFAEQATEEREHAEKFIDHVIDRGGFPALTSIAVPQTEYGSLSEIALKAEELEKANSNAIKKCYEISLETKDYESQRMLLWFIDEQVEEEAWTEKMVTLVKRMECPGAAYSLDRHIIKELASDE
- the nifE gene encoding nitrogenase iron-molybdenum cofactor biosynthesis protein NifE, giving the protein MNTGDPTGGIQVLSDRSDQVWTKGSGKAFVCDKKSAAGSVTQRACAFCGSRVVLYPIADALHIVHGPIGCAVYNWDIRGALSSGPQLHRNSFSTDLAEKEVVFGGEKKLKASLIELIDYYKPKAAFVYSTCIVGVIGDDVEAICKVVTKETGIDVIPVDSPGFKGTKRSGYQAACEAAYRLVGTGSTENLGKYTINLMGEFNIAGEAWMIRRYFEQIGIEVVATITGDGRVDDLRRCHGAKLNLVQCSGSMTHLAKLLKDEHGIPMQRVSFFGFEDTARAIYAAAEFFGDPEIMRKAQELVRSEIAKFAPQIRDYKKKLKGKKAALYVGGAFKAFSLVLALRALGMKTVLAGTQTGSAEDYEQLKEICDEGTVIVDDSNPLELAKFVIEKDVDLFIGGVKERPVAYKLGVAFCDHNHERKIPLAGFEGMLSFAEEVAASVLSPVWKFVPRREALAVAAFEEARKGEGK